The segment TGCAAGTTCGGCGCGGCCTTCTCTTTCCAGGACCACCCGAATGTGGAGGTCGTGGCGGTCAGCGACTTGATTCCCGAGCGCTGTGCCGGGCTCGCCCAAGCGTGCCGCTGCGGCAAGACATATCCTTCTCTAGAAGAACTCGTCAAGGACCCGTCCATCGAGGCGGTATTCGTGGCCACGGACGCGCCGAGCCACGCTCGGCACTGCATCGAGGTGCTGGAGCACGGCAAGCATGTGGGGAGCGCAGTGCCCGCCGTATTCGGCAGTCTGGAAGACGCCGGCAGGCTTCACGACGCGGTAAAGGCCTCTGGCCTGAATTACATGATGTTCGAGACGAGCGGCTTCCACAACGACGTGTACGCGATGCGCGAAATCTTTAACGCGGGCGGCTTCGGCAAGATGGTCTACACGGAGGGCGAGTATTACCACTACATGGAGACGCCGCTCGATTCGTACAAGGGCTGGCGCATCGGCCTGCCGCCGCAATGGTACCCGACCCACTCGAACGGCTACTACACCTGCGTCACCGGCGGCGGCTTCACTGAGGTGTCCTGCATGGGCATTCCGAGCGTGGTGGAGCATCTGCAACCCGCCAACAATCCGTACGCCAACCCGTTTGGCACCGAGATCGCGCTGTTCCGCACCAGCGAGAACGGCATGGCGCGGATGGCCGTCAGTTGGGATACGCCCGGCCATGGCGGCGAAATGGGCCGTGCGCGGGGGCAGAAGGGTTCCATGTGGGAAATGAGCTTCGAGGGCACATCGGACATCTCGGCGCTCGATTTGGCCAAACCGCCCCTGCCGCCGAGCGTCGATCCGGGCGGTCACGGCGGCTCCCACGGCTACCTCTGCGAGGAATTTGTCAACAGTATCCTCCAGGAGCGCGCCCCGCTCATAAACGTCGCCTGGGCGCTCAATATGACCGTTGCCGGCATCGTCGCGCACCAGTCCGC is part of the Candidatus Hydrogenedentota bacterium genome and harbors:
- a CDS encoding Gfo/Idh/MocA family oxidoreductase — its product is MSNDVSRRSFIKSAAIGAGLLSLADGAPADDKPIQGFEDTQSTTNRSKTWQPISDRKIRMGIVGYGVCKFGAAFSFQDHPNVEVVAVSDLIPERCAGLAQACRCGKTYPSLEELVKDPSIEAVFVATDAPSHARHCIEVLEHGKHVGSAVPAVFGSLEDAGRLHDAVKASGLNYMMFETSGFHNDVYAMREIFNAGGFGKMVYTEGEYYHYMETPLDSYKGWRIGLPPQWYPTHSNGYYTCVTGGGFTEVSCMGIPSVVEHLQPANNPYANPFGTEIALFRTSENGMARMAVSWDTPGHGGEMGRARGQKGSMWEMSFEGTSDISALDLAKPPLPPSVDPGGHGGSHGYLCEEFVNSILQERAPLINVAWALNMTVAGIVAHQSALKDGELMRIPQYTM